The following proteins are encoded in a genomic region of Glycine max cultivar Williams 82 chromosome 18, Glycine_max_v4.0, whole genome shotgun sequence:
- the LOC100797576 gene encoding F-box protein At2g39490: MGKDLFSNLPDQILCRIVSFLPNESSLETSLLSTRWRDLWNEALVKHGTQEDIIGVVADFITNFEEFDPLKHPRKLQFHFAEESVVSVTVANNSKLMLDFSPWKEEIPIGYELEFKLSKQHIATYQSFPSTFSVKTLHLKSVSCFTSEVAASIVSNLEHLENLVVIDCKGLESLSVDSTSELHKLTILDCLELKTLRLKTSKLKSFRYRGPLPLIRPEYHFNLSNAMLDFRLGLSCSGLKAKDFDATLLTIKNSEVLTLCKWTFEELIWPSISPLSGSFKFYKLRELWWIDNYNKDESNKDALFSFLKLCPTLEQLFVTNDPESYLAGGSNSYVVKGTKCTGMEHLKLIKFMGFSSRRDEISLAKCLIHLIKGKPPKIKTSDGNSLDAMFVE; this comes from the exons ATGGGAAAGGATCTGTTTAGTAATTTACCAGACCAAATTCTGTGTCGCATAGTTTCATTTCTACCAAATGAGTCATCACTAGAAACCAGCCTTCTTTCTacaaggtggagagacctgtgGAATGAAGCTCTTGTCAAACATGGAACTCAAGAGGATATCATAGGTGTTGTTGCTGATTTTATCACAAATTTTGAGGAGTTTGATCCCTTGAAGCATCCCAGAAAGCTTCAATTTCACTTTGCTGAAGAGAGTGTAGTCTCAGTAACTGTTGCAAACAATAGCAAGCTCATGCTTGATTTCTCCCCTTGGAAGGAAGAGATTCCAATAGGGTATGAATTGGAGTTCAAGCTAAGTAAGCAACACATAGCCACCTACCAGTCTTTTCCTTCCACATTCTCAGTCAAAACCCTCCATTTGAAATCAGTGAGTTGTTTCACAAGTGAGGTTGCTGCTTCCATTGTTTCAAATTTGGAGCATCTAGAGAACTTGGTGGTCATTGACTGCAAAGGGTTGGAATCTTTGAGTGTTGACTCCACCTCTGAGCTTCACAAGTTAACCATCTTGGATTGCTTAGAGTTGAAGACTCTCCGTCTTAAAACTTCTAAACTCAAGTCTTTTCGGTATCGTGGGCCTCTTCCTTTGATTAGGCCAGAGTATCATTTCAACCTGAGTAATGCCATGCTTGATTTCAGATTAGGACTCAGCTGCAGTGGTTTAAAGGCCAAGGATTTTGATGCAACCCTTTTAACAATAAAGAACTCTGAAGTTCTTACTCTGTGTAAATGGACTTTTGAG gaattaatATGGCCATCGATTTCTCCTCTATCTGGGAGCTTCAAATTCTATAAATTAAGAGAGTTATGGTGGATTGACAACTATAATAAGGATGAATCCAACAAGGATGCTTTATTCTCCTTCTTAAAATTATGCCCTACCTTGGAGCAACTTTTTGTGACT AATGATCCTGAAAGTTATTTGGCTGGAGGGTCCAATTCATACGTAGTGAAAGGGACTAAATGCACAGGAATGGAACATCTTAAACTGATAAAGTTTATGGGGTTTTCAAGTCGAAGAGATGAAATCTCCCTGGCTaaatgtttgattcatctgatCAAGGGAAAGCCTCCAAAGATAAAGACTTCAGATGGGAATAGCTTGGATGCAATGTTTGTGGAGTGA
- the LOC100527107 gene encoding uncharacterized protein LOC100527107 isoform 1 (isoform 1 is encoded by transcript variant 1): protein MVAEIVGQIREAAYEAEDIIDTYVADMIRRRKMNLLEKVVIEAMLDFNLSDAMLDFRLGLSCRGLKAKDFDATLLTIKNFEVLTLCKWTFEVCHARLIAIF, encoded by the coding sequence ATGGTGGCGGAAATCGTCGGCCAAATCAGAGAGGCTGCATACGAAGCCGAAGACATCATCGACACCTATGTGGCGGACATGATTCGACGTCGAAAGATGAACCTGTTGGAGAAGGTGGTCATCGAGGCCATGCTTGATTTCAACCTGAGTGATGCCATGCTTGATTTCAGATTAGGACTCAGCTGCAGAGGTTTAAAGGCCAAGGATTTTGATGCAACCCTTTTAACAATAAAGAACTTTGAAGTTCTTACTCTGTGTAAATGGACTTTTGAGGTATGCCATGCTCGTTTAATTgcaattttttga
- the LOC100527107 gene encoding uncharacterized protein LOC100527107 isoform 2 (isoform 2 is encoded by transcript variant 2): MVAEIVGQIREAAYEAEDIIDTYVADMIRRRKMNLLEKVVIEAMLDFNLSDAMLDFRLGLSCRGLKAKDFDATLLTIKNFEVLTLCKWTFEEFSFFTN, from the exons ATGGTGGCGGAAATCGTCGGCCAAATCAGAGAGGCTGCATACGAAGCCGAAGACATCATCGACACCTATGTGGCGGACATGATTCGACGTCGAAAGATGAACCTGTTGGAGAAGGTGGTCATCGAGGCCATGCTTGATTTCAACCTGAGTGATGCCATGCTTGATTTCAGATTAGGACTCAGCTGCAGAGGTTTAAAGGCCAAGGATTTTGATGCAACCCTTTTAACAATAAAGAACTTTGAAGTTCTTACTCTGTGTAAATGGACTTTTGAG gaattttcttttttcactaaCTGA
- the LOC100780593 gene encoding disease resistance protein RPP13 — MADAIVNFLAEKLTRLLEEEAKLLTEVHDNVTSLHDELKILNLFLKETQGTKQREHGLVAEMVGQIRDAAYQAEDIIDTYVADMIRRRKMNRLEKVVIGSVNHALMLHKVAVKIGDIKTRIDNRFGNIEKYGVRLISAKGEKSNGEEEETERVRKQRSEVEEDKVAGFESYSRAVIEKLTARVRDRDSRLNVVSITGVGGLGKTTLARKTYNNVRVKDTFSCRAWGYVSNDYRPREFFLSLLKCLQPGEYSDMSERRESDEELKMKVRECLNKSGKYLVVVDDVWETQVWDEIKSAFPDANNGSRILITSRSTKVASYAGTTPPYSLPFLNKQKSWELLFKKLFKGRRKCPPELVELGKSIAERCDGLPLAIIFMAGILANKELHKEWSDIKDHMDWHLGSDNDNILMDILRLSYDTLPSRLKPCFLYFGMFPQGYNIPVKQLIRLWTSEGLLTTHDSSSGSRTNAPEPEYIAEQYLAELVERSLVQVIHRTSYGSAKTCRVHLVLRHFCISEARKDKFFQVGGIINDSSQMHSRRLSLQGTLFHKSSVSSTSLSNNSSVSGTRSLLCFGKEEVSDVKKDQWEWLFKSFKLARVLDLGQMNVTSLPSGLKKLIHLRYLSIHSHNLETIPDSICNLWNLETLDLRGSPIKSFSAELWQLKHLRNLLLLGPVVLPESETMPNLQTLSTVALDPRTASLLENGRFPELKKLGLHYEKRDDTMYECDPRVLLQSCLHRLSYLRKLKLIGTTEIPQNAANVCVFPSTITKITLTKFGFFNSSAMNTLGKLPNLLVLKLSSQKSDASFDLHCAAGGFSKLQVFVMVEIMVKSWRVVKGSMPSVQRVVVRNCEYLTELPEEIWSLTALCQVNVSCPSRKLAKTLQNLEVKNKRKLVVYPRSTN; from the coding sequence ATGGCGGATGCAATTGTGAACTTCTTGGCAGAGAAGTTGACGAGGCTGCTTGAGGAGGAAGCCAAGCTTCTCACCGAGGTGCATGACAACGTGACCTCGTTGCACGACGAGCTTAAGATATTGAACCTCTTCCTCAAAGAGACCCAAGGGACCAAGCAGAGAGAGCACGGACTGGTGGCGGAAATGGTCGGCCAAATCAGAGACGCTGCATACCAAGCCGAAGACATCATCGACACCTATGTGGCGGACATGATTCGACGTCGAAAGATGAACCGGTTGGAGAAGGTGGTCATCGGCAGTGTCAATCACGCGCTCATGCTTCACAAAGTGGCCGTCAAGATAGGCGACATCAAGACAAGAATCGACAATAGGTTCGGCAACATAGAAAAATACGGCGTCAGACTCATCAGTGCAAAAGGTGAAAAAAGtaacggagaagaagaagaaacagagcgCGTGAGGAAACAGAGGAGCGAGGTGGAGGAAGATAAAGTGGCGGGGTTCGAGAGTTACTCCAGGGCTGTTATAGAAAAACTCACGGCAAGGGTCAGGGACAGGGATTCACGCCTTAACGTTGTTTCCATCACCGGTGTTGGTGGCTTGGGGAAAACCACCCTTGCCAGAAAAACATACAACAACGTTAGGGTCAAGGACACGTTTTCTTGTCGTGCATGGGGTTATGTTTCAAATGATTATCGGCCCAGGGAATTCTTCTTGAGTCTTCTAAAGTGTTTGCAACCCGGGGAATATAGTGATATGTCCGAGAGAAGGGAGAGCGACGAAGAACTGAAGATGAAGGTGCGAGAATGCTTGAATAAAAGCGGAAAGTACTTGGTGGTGGTGGACGATGTTTGGGAAACCCAAGTGTGGGATGAGATTAAAAGCGCTTTTCCAGATGCCAACAACGGAAGCAGAATATTGATAACAAGTCGTTCGACAAAGGTGGCTTCTTATGCTGGAACAACCCCTCCCTACTCGCTTCCCTTCctcaacaaacaaaaaagttgGGAGCTACTTTTCAAGAAGTTGTTTAAGGGACGAAGAAAGTGTCCCCCAGAATTAGTGGAACTGGGAAAATCCATAGCCGAAAGATGTGATGGCTTGCCACTTGCCATCATCTTCATGGCGGGGATTCTGGCCAACAAGGAATTGCACAAGGAGTGGTCTGATATCAAGGACCATATGGATTGGCATCTTGGTAGTGACAATGACAACATACTAATGGATATACTGAGACTAAGCTACGACACCTTGCCTTCACGGTTGAAGCCTTGCTTTCTATATTTTGGCATGTTCCCTCAGGGATACAATATCCCCGTCAAGCAATTGATCCGCTTGTGGACATCTGAAGGACTATTAACAACACATGATTCTTCTTCCGGAAGCAGGACCAACGCACCGGAGCCCGAATACATTGCGGAACAGTACTTGGCTGAACTAGTGGAACGAAGCTTGGTCCAAGTCATACATAGGACCAGCTATGGCAGTGCCAAGACATGTCGTGTTCATCTCGTTCTCCGCCACTTCTGCATATCCGAGGCCCGGAAGGACAAGTTTTTCCAAGTTGGTGGAATTATTAATGATTCTTCTCAAATGCACAGTCGTAGGTTGTCCCTCCAAGGCACACTATTTCACAAGTCCTCTGTTTCAAGCACTTCATTATCTAATAATTCCTCTGTCTCCGGAACTCGTTCCCTCTTATGCTTCGGCAAAGAAGAGGTGTCCGACGTTAAGAAAGACCAATGGGAATGGCTTTTCAAGAGTTTCAAGTTGGCTCGGGTGTTGGATCTAGGACAAATGAATGTTACCTCACTACCTAGTGGTTTGAAGAAGCTCATCCACTTAAGGTACTTGAGTATACACTCACACAATCTCGAAACTATTCCGGATTCAATATGCAACCTATGGAATCTAGAAACGCTTGATCTAAGGGGTTCCCCTATAAAATCCTTCTCTGCCGAACTCTGGCAGCTTAAGCATCTGAGAAATCTTCTGTTGCTTGGACCCGTGGTGCTTCCGGAAAGTGAAACCATGCCGAATCTCCAAACTCTCTCTACGGTGGCACTTGATCCACGCACGGCATCGTTGTTGGAGAATGGTAGATTCCCCGAGTTGAAAAAACTGGGTTTACATTATGAAAAACGTGATGACACAATGTATGAGTGTGATCCTCGTGTGCTGTTACAAAGTTGCCTCCACCGGCTAAGCTATCTCCGGAAGCTAAAACTTATTGGCACTACTGAGATCCCGCAAAATGCAGcaaatgtgtgtgtgtttccCTCAACCATCACCAAGATAACCCTAACAAAGTTTGGTTTCTTCAACTCTAGTGCCATGAACACACTAGGAAAGCTTCCAAACCTCTTGGTGCTGAAATTGTCATCGCAGAAAAGTGATGCTAGTTTTGACCTGCATTGTGCCGCGGGAGGGTTCTCAAAGCTTCAAGTGTTTGTGATGGTAGAGATCATGGTTAAAAGCTGGAGAGTAGTGAAAGGTTCGATGCCAAGTGTTCAACGTGTAGTCGTCAGAAACTGCGAATACTTAACTGAGCTTCCAGAAGAAATCTGGTCCTTGACTGCATTGTGCCAAGTGAATGTTTCTTGTCCCAGTAGAAAATTGGCAAAAACACTGCAAAATTTGGAGGTGAAGAATAAGCGTAAGCTCGTCGTCTATCCTCGCTCAACCAATTGA